One stretch of Chryseobacterium oryzae DNA includes these proteins:
- a CDS encoding DUF1016 N-terminal domain-containing protein, whose protein sequence is MGENFLSDTSHIQQKQIHVFQKINTALIDLYWELGKTLSEKVKNNEWGYKCYNTVR, encoded by the coding sequence ATGGGTGAAAATTTTCTTTCCGACACCAGTCATATTCAGCAGAAACAAATCCATGTATTTCAGAAAATAAATACGGCGCTCATTGATCTGTACTGGGAACTTGGTAAAACGCTTAGTGAAAAGGTCAAGAACAATGAGTGGGGGTACAAGTGTTATAACACAGTTCGCTAA
- a CDS encoding recombinase family protein — MLIGYARVSTQVQDNAIQIEALKKSGCEMIFEETISGGRWDRPKLQELLNYIRKGDTIVVWKLDRLSRSLKDLLFIMEQIENKETGFKSLTESIDTTTSAGKMMMQMVGVFAEFERNMLKERTKKGLEYAKEQGRVGGRKPKLKPIQIQEIIQLHAAGKSAPELSQLFNVHQATIYRILKKITNKLTLIAT, encoded by the coding sequence ATGCTCATAGGTTATGCGAGAGTTTCAACCCAGGTTCAGGATAATGCAATTCAAATTGAAGCATTAAAAAAATCAGGTTGCGAAATGATTTTTGAAGAAACTATTTCTGGAGGAAGATGGGATCGCCCAAAATTACAGGAACTTTTAAATTATATTAGAAAAGGAGATACGATTGTAGTTTGGAAATTGGATAGGCTGTCCAGATCCTTGAAAGATCTGCTCTTTATTATGGAGCAGATTGAAAATAAAGAAACTGGTTTTAAAAGCTTGACAGAATCTATTGATACTACAACTTCTGCAGGAAAAATGATGATGCAAATGGTTGGGGTTTTTGCAGAATTTGAAAGAAATATGCTGAAAGAACGAACTAAAAAAGGTTTAGAATATGCAAAAGAACAGGGTAGAGTGGGTGGTCGAAAGCCAAAACTGAAACCAATACAAATCCAGGAGATTATTCAACTGCATGCTGCAGGAAAATCGGCTCCCGAATTATCTCAATTATTTAATGTGCATCAGGCGACTATATACAGAATTTTAAAAAAAATTACCAATAAATTAACGTTAATCGCGACTTAA
- a CDS encoding SpoIIAA family protein: MITKINDVPETLVAFKASEEVVADDFKNIVMPEVSKFTEKHDYLNYMLILDTDISNFSIGAWLNDMALGLQELKNWHRVAIVSDNDLIDSATKIFNTVTIGEFKVFKHKDIEEAKKWASQPKVRE, encoded by the coding sequence ATGATTACTAAAATCAATGACGTTCCGGAAACACTTGTAGCATTCAAGGCAAGTGAGGAAGTGGTAGCTGATGATTTCAAAAATATCGTAATGCCGGAAGTTTCAAAATTTACCGAAAAACACGACTATTTGAATTATATGCTGATATTAGATACTGATATTTCCAATTTTAGTATAGGAGCCTGGCTGAATGATATGGCTTTAGGGCTGCAGGAACTTAAAAATTGGCATCGAGTGGCTATCGTTTCAGACAATGATCTTATTGATTCTGCCACCAAAATTTTTAATACGGTAACAATAGGGGAGTTCAAAGTTTTTAAACATAAGGACATTGAAGAAGCCAAAAAATGGGCCTCTCAACCAAAAGTAAGAGAATAA
- a CDS encoding YciE/YciF ferroxidase family protein has product MKKTDTQNGGGQGKVEAKSSAAEGLRELFVDELKDIIYAERALVKALPKMANNATEPKLISAIEQHITVTEGQVKRLEQVFEILGESNRGKKCDAMEGLIKEGESILEETEQGPVRDAGIISASQKIEHYEIASYGTLIAFAKTLGEDEVASLLEATLAEEKEADALLTDSAYNSINFEASEEDAE; this is encoded by the coding sequence ATGAAAAAAACAGACACACAAAACGGAGGAGGTCAAGGCAAAGTAGAGGCAAAATCCAGTGCAGCAGAAGGACTTAGAGAACTTTTTGTTGATGAGCTTAAAGATATCATCTATGCTGAGAGAGCCCTCGTGAAGGCACTACCTAAGATGGCAAACAATGCGACAGAGCCAAAACTTATTTCAGCAATCGAACAACACATAACCGTTACGGAAGGCCAGGTCAAACGTCTCGAGCAGGTATTCGAGATATTGGGAGAATCAAACCGTGGCAAAAAATGTGACGCTATGGAAGGCCTCATTAAAGAAGGGGAAAGTATTTTGGAAGAAACCGAGCAAGGACCGGTGCGAGATGCAGGTATAATTTCTGCCTCACAGAAAATCGAACATTATGAGATCGCTTCCTACGGAACACTGATTGCTTTTGCAAAAACTCTTGGTGAAGACGAAGTAGCATCTCTGCTGGAAGCAACACTCGCAGAAGAAAAAGAGGCTGATGCTCTATTGACCGATTCAGCGTACAATTCTATCAACTTTGAAGCTTCTGAAGAAGACGCTGAATAA
- a CDS encoding thiol-disulfide oxidoreductase DCC family protein, giving the protein MNNYNNVVLYDGDCGFCNFWVQWILNNDSHDRFKFASLQSEYGQNFLKNQELPTDTFDTLYFIKDGMYYKKMYAVIKIGETLGGAYHGLFSLRLLPKFILDKMYDKVAENRKKLAGETCLLPTQEQRNKFIH; this is encoded by the coding sequence ATGAATAATTATAACAATGTAGTGCTGTATGACGGCGATTGCGGATTCTGCAACTTTTGGGTACAGTGGATTTTAAATAACGATTCTCACGACCGATTTAAATTTGCATCGCTCCAAAGTGAATATGGACAAAATTTTTTAAAAAATCAGGAATTACCGACTGACACCTTCGATACCCTATATTTTATAAAGGACGGCATGTATTACAAGAAAATGTATGCGGTTATTAAAATTGGCGAAACATTGGGCGGGGCTTATCACGGGCTTTTTTCGCTGAGACTTTTACCTAAATTTATATTAGATAAAATGTATGATAAAGTTGCCGAAAACCGCAAAAAGTTAGCCGGAGAAACCTGCCTGCTGCCGACACAGGAACAGCGTAATAAATTTATACACTAA
- a CDS encoding zinc-dependent alcohol dehydrogenase yields MKAAVFHSPGKITCDTVDDPKIKEPSDIILKVTSTAICGSDLHMYSGGIPQPRPMTMGHEFMGIVEEIGSEVTKLKVGDRVVVPFPVACGSCYFCNHDLPGACEHSNEENYGPEGGIMTEKGGGMFGYTDLYGGYDGGQAQYVRVPYGDFGPRVVPDNLTDDQALFLTDIFPTGYTGVMWGELKGGETVAIFGAGPVGSMAAKSAILKNAGQVIVVDTQQYRLDQIKRLTGCETILWKDGKEVIEHIRSLTHGRGADLCIDAVGFEPDRNLIDKAKAVINLEKGSIKVVEACMSAVRRGGKVSILGVYPYNYDNFKVGQIFDKGLRIQAGQCPVHAIIDELIGYVRDGKVVLDDIITHRLSIDEVAKGYDIFDKKEDGCVKVVLDPWI; encoded by the coding sequence ATGAAAGCAGCAGTTTTTCACAGTCCCGGAAAAATAACTTGTGATACGGTAGACGATCCAAAAATTAAAGAGCCCTCTGACATAATTTTGAAAGTAACATCTACAGCAATTTGCGGAAGTGATCTTCATATGTATTCCGGAGGTATTCCTCAACCAAGACCAATGACAATGGGTCACGAATTTATGGGAATAGTCGAAGAAATAGGTAGCGAAGTGACTAAATTAAAGGTGGGTGATCGTGTTGTTGTTCCTTTCCCAGTAGCATGTGGATCGTGTTATTTTTGCAATCATGATCTACCAGGGGCTTGCGAGCATAGTAATGAAGAAAATTATGGACCTGAAGGGGGAATAATGACCGAAAAAGGTGGTGGCATGTTTGGTTACACCGATTTATACGGGGGTTATGATGGCGGGCAAGCACAATATGTACGAGTTCCATATGGAGACTTCGGACCCAGAGTAGTGCCAGATAATTTAACGGATGATCAAGCATTATTCTTAACAGATATATTTCCAACAGGGTATACTGGGGTAATGTGGGGAGAATTAAAAGGCGGTGAAACCGTAGCAATATTTGGGGCCGGACCCGTAGGAAGTATGGCCGCAAAAAGTGCTATTCTAAAAAATGCCGGACAGGTTATTGTGGTGGATACTCAACAATATCGATTAGACCAAATTAAAAGATTAACTGGGTGTGAAACAATTTTGTGGAAAGATGGTAAAGAGGTAATTGAACACATACGAAGCCTGACCCATGGTCGTGGTGCAGATTTATGTATTGATGCTGTGGGATTCGAGCCAGATCGAAATCTAATAGATAAAGCTAAAGCTGTTATTAACTTAGAGAAAGGTTCAATTAAAGTGGTAGAAGCTTGTATGAGTGCAGTCCGCAGAGGCGGTAAGGTTTCCATTCTTGGAGTTTACCCCTACAATTATGATAATTTTAAAGTCGGTCAAATATTCGATAAGGGATTAAGAATACAGGCGGGACAGTGTCCCGTACATGCCATTATCGATGAATTAATAGGATATGTAAGAGATGGAAAAGTAGTCCTAGACGATATTATCACACATCGACTGTCAATAGACGAAGTAGCCAAAGGTTACGACATCTTTGACAAAAAAGAGGATGGTTGTGTAAAGGTGGTCTTAGATCCATGGATCTAA
- a CDS encoding PDDEXK nuclease domain-containing protein — protein sequence MSGGTSVITQFAKYITLNAPDIKGFSDKNLWRMKQFYETYVDHPELSALLREIPWTHNTIVFSRCKSTEERMFYIKRCICEKYSTRNLERQINASLYERTQLGDEKLSALMIELEPSTKHIFRNSYVLEFLGLAEEHSESDLQKELVKQIKKFIIELGKDFLFIDQECKLQVRNSDFYIDLLFYHRELKCLVALELKTDKFKPEHMGQLNFYLEALDRDVRKSHKNPSIGILLCRDKDEEVVEYALSRNLKPSMIAEYHLQLPAKKKCYRKNFIRF from the coding sequence ATGAGTGGGGGTACAAGTGTTATAACACAGTTCGCTAAATACATTACTTTAAATGCGCCAGATATAAAAGGCTTCAGTGATAAGAATCTTTGGAGGATGAAGCAGTTTTACGAAACTTATGTTGATCACCCAGAACTCTCAGCACTGCTGAGAGAAATTCCCTGGACTCATAATACCATTGTTTTTTCCCGTTGCAAAAGCACGGAAGAAAGAATGTTTTATATTAAACGTTGTATTTGCGAAAAGTATTCTACCCGAAATTTAGAAAGACAGATTAATGCCTCGCTATATGAAAGAACGCAATTGGGAGACGAGAAACTCTCAGCATTGATGATAGAATTGGAACCCAGTACAAAACACATTTTCAGGAATAGCTATGTATTGGAATTTTTAGGCCTAGCAGAAGAACATAGTGAGAGTGATCTGCAGAAGGAATTGGTAAAGCAAATTAAGAAATTCATTATCGAGTTGGGAAAAGACTTTCTATTTATCGACCAAGAATGCAAACTACAAGTCAGAAATAGTGATTTTTATATTGATCTGTTGTTTTATCATCGCGAATTGAAATGTTTGGTTGCCTTAGAACTCAAAACGGACAAGTTCAAACCGGAACATATGGGTCAGCTCAATTTTTATTTGGAAGCCTTGGATCGGGATGTACGAAAATCTCATAAAAATCCGAGTATTGGTATTTTATTATGTCGGGATAAGGATGAAGAAGTCGTAGAATATGCACTTTCTCGAAATTTGAAACCAAGTATGATTGCCGAATATCACTTACAGCTGCCTGCTAAAAAAAAATGTTACAGGAAAAACTTCATCAGATTTTAG
- a CDS encoding ferritin-like domain-containing protein — MNNPTVSTLNDLLQITNDRIEGFNKVEDKVWEKYPNLKSDYNNMVDQSQKMRLELKSLISERNGDADDSTTVAGGLHRTWIDVKNAFSSDNAESTLENVTFGENAAIEAYEKALDSGELCPESSRVVQDQLHSLKASYEKFKNLENRHD, encoded by the coding sequence ATGAACAATCCAACAGTATCAACATTGAACGATCTTTTACAAATCACAAATGATCGAATTGAAGGTTTCAACAAAGTTGAAGATAAGGTGTGGGAAAAATATCCTAATCTTAAATCAGATTACAACAATATGGTTGATCAGTCGCAAAAAATGAGACTAGAACTGAAGAGTTTAATCTCTGAAAGAAATGGAGATGCAGATGATTCAACTACCGTAGCAGGAGGACTACACCGTACTTGGATAGATGTGAAAAATGCTTTTTCGAGCGATAATGCAGAATCAACTTTAGAAAATGTTACCTTCGGCGAAAATGCAGCTATTGAAGCTTACGAAAAGGCTTTGGACAGCGGTGAGTTATGCCCTGAAAGTTCGAGAGTAGTCCAGGATCAACTTCACAGTTTAAAAGCATCTTATGAGAAATTTAAAAATTTAGAAAATCGACACGACTAA